The genomic region AGGCTACAACGGCGAATACGTTGTCGATGGAAAAAGCCAGGTCCATCAACTCAATGAGGGCTACCGTGGCCCAGAAACCGCCCAATAGGCGCTTGGTATTGCGGTAAAACCAGCTTTTTTCCTTTTCTATAGTTTCTGCCTCATCTGCTTCTCCAGTGGATTTCGGGCGGAAATGGTCGTAGGCGAGGTACAGCAGGTAGAGGCCACCGATGGGCTTCAGAAACCAGAACTGAATCAGGAGAGAGGCAAAAACAATGCACAGCGCCCGGAATACGTAGGCGCCGAAAATGCCGTAACGCAGGGCCTTCGCGCGCTGCGGGCGGGGCAGGTCGTTGACCATGGTAGCCAGCACGGCGGCGTTATCGATGGAGAGTAAGCTCTCGATAATCACCAAGTTGCCTACAATGGCCAGGGAGGGTAGGGGGTGCGCGAGGATGTCTTGCAGGTGCGGGAGAAACATAAGGCAGAAGCAGTGCGAAACGCCAAGGTAAGGAAGCTGGCGGAATGGTTAGAGGGTAGCGTGCGCGGCGGCCAGCTCGCGTAACAACGCCCGCAGGTCGGTGGGTGTGTGTAGTTGCCGGGCCACCTGGGCCAGAGACTCAGCCTCGGTGCGTAGCTGGCGCTTGAGCTGGCGCAGGCCAGCTTCCTGCTTTTTGGGGGTGCTCCCCAAGAAACTCCACGGACCAAACTTCACCTCGTTGAGCTGCTGACGC from Hymenobacter aerilatus harbors:
- a CDS encoding DUF475 domain-containing protein, with the protein product MFLPHLQDILAHPLPSLAIVGNLVIIESLLSIDNAAVLATMVNDLPRPQRAKALRYGIFGAYVFRALCIVFASLLIQFWFLKPIGGLYLLYLAYDHFRPKSTGEADEAETIEKEKSWFYRNTKRLLGGFWATVALIELMDLAFSIDNVFAVVAFTNNLVLICAGVFIGILAMRLVAQSFVVLMGKYPFLETAAFLVIVILGLKLLLSLFEHFLPQHPVSEFLASTAAEVGLTVLTVAIFLVPILTSWLFGFPHHQGRAHNAE